Genomic DNA from Modestobacter versicolor:
GGGCGTGACGGTCATCGGCCCGCCGGACACCGTCGCCCGTGGCGGCGCGATCAGCTTCACCGTCGAGGGCATCCACCCGCACGACGTCGGCCAGGTGCTCGACGACCTGGGCATCGCCGTCCGGGTCGGTCACCACTGCGCGTGGCCGGTCGTGCGCCGCTACGGCGTGCCGGCGACCACCCGCGCCACGTTCTACGTGCACACCGGCTACGACGACGTCGACGCACTGGTCGAGGGTGTCCGGGAAGCCCAGCGCTTCTTCGGTGTTGTACCGACCGAGGTGAGCTGACCATGCAGCTGCAGTCGATGTACCAGGACATCATCCTGGACCACTACCGGAACCCCCACGGCCGCGGCCTCCGCGACCCGTTCGAGGCCGAGGTGCACCACGTCAACCCGACGTGCGGTGACGAGGTGACCCTGCGGGTCCACCTGGACGGCGACACCATCGCCGACGTCTCCTACGAGGGGATGGGCTGCTCGATCAGCCAGGCGTCGGTCTCGGCGATGTACGACCTGGTCATCGGGAAGAGCGTGCCCGAGGCGCTCGGCACCGGCGAGCAGTTCATGCGGCTGATGCAGAGCAAGGGCGATGCGGCCGTGGCCGAGGAGCTCGAGGACGAGCTGGAGGACGCCGTCGCGTTCGCCGGTGTCTCGAAGTACCCGGCGCGGGTCAAGTGCGCACTGATGAGCTGGATGGCGCTGAAGGACGCGAGCGCCCGTGCTCTGTCGACCTCGGAAGGGAAGAGCTGACATGACCGAGCCCACCACCCCGGACGCCGGGATCTACGGCGGCAAGTCCGCGCTGCTCGAGGACGTCGAGGAGGCCATGCGCGACGTCGTCGACCCCGAGCTGGGCGTCAACGTCGTCGACCTGGGCCTGGTCTACGGCCTGGACATCGACACCGAGGCCAACGTGGCGATCATCGACATGACGCTGACCTCGGCGGCCTGCCCGCTGACCGACGTCATCGAGGACCAGGCCCGCCAGGCCCTCACCGGTGGCCCCGGCCCCGGCCTGGTCGACGACATCCGGATCAACTGGGTCTGGATGCCGCCGTGGGGCCCGGACAAGATCACCGACGACGGCCGGGAGCAGCTCCGCGCCCTGGGCTTCCGGGTCTGAACCTGGACCTCCTTTCACTGCTCGACCGGCTGGCCGCGGGGGAGGACCCCCCGGCAGACGCCAGCGTCACGACCGTGCCGGCGCCCCTCGGGGCGCCGGCACTCGTCGTCGGGGGGAGCGCCTGGCACGTGGTCGCGGCGGACGTCGACCCGGTCTGGGTGGCCGCGCAGGTGGCCTCCGACCCGATCGCTGCACCGCTGGGTGCCCGGTTCCTGACCGCGCTCGCCGACGAGGTGGGCGTCGAGCCGGGCGTGATCGACTCCGTGCTGGTGGCGCCGCCGGCCCCGGCGAGCCCCGGCGTGGAGCTGGTCGAGGTCGAGCCGTTCGGGCACCCACGGGTGGAGCGGGCGCTGACCCACCGCACCGGCGTGCGGGTCTGGACGACACCGGACGCCAGCGCCCTCATCTCCCTGGGCCGGGGCGTGTGCGGCCGCTGGGAGGTCAGCACCGAGGTCGACCCCGCCGCCCGGGGCCGCGGGCTGGGCACCGCGCTGGCCGCCGCCGCACCGGCGCTCGTGCCCGGCGGGGCGCCGCTGTGGGCGCAGGTCGCCCCGGCCAACACCGCCTCGCTGCGGTCGTTCCTCGCCGCCGGCTACCGCCCGGTCTGCGCGGAGACCCTCTTCGGCTCCGCCTGATCGCCCGGAGATGGCCATCTCCGGGCCCGGTGCGATCCCGAAGATGGCCATCTCCGGGGTCGGGGATCAGCGCATGTCGGCGAGCGAGGCGATCGCCACCCGCGCCCGGCGACGACGGCTCTCGTAGCTCGCGCCCACCGCCAGCAGCGCCGCCCCGGCGACGCCGAACACCACCAGCCCGGGCGGCGGCAGCACCGCGAGCAGCCGGCCCACGCCCACGACCACCAGCGAGCCCGCACCCACCAGGAACGGTGCCCGCACGGCCCAGCCGGTCGCCGCGGTGGTCGTCGCCGTCGCGGCCACCACCACCAGCAGCACCCGCAGCAGCTCGGGCTCCACCAGCGCCAGGAACACCGACGGCCCGTAGCCCGCGGCCAGCGCCGGCCCCCACGCCGACCAGGACGGCGCGGTCGCCAGCCGGCGCCCCGAGTAGAGCAGCAGCACCGCGGCCAGCGGCAGCGAGTACGCCTCGGGCACCTGCACCCCGGCGTCGCCGACCGCCAGCCAGACGGCCGCGACCAGGCCCGCGCACCCTCCCGCCCGGGCCGGCCGGCGACCGGTGCGCGCCGCGTACCCCACCAGCGCCGTCCCGAGGACGGCGAGCGCGGCGGCCAGCGCGAGCGGGTCGCCGGTGCGCCCGACGTGCGCGACGGCCACCACCCCGACCACGACGGCGGAGACGGCCAGCGGGCCCTCGTCGCGGTGGTGCCGCTCCAACGACGCCGCGGCCAGCGCCGTCACCGCGAGCAGCAGCAGCAGCGGCCCGGCCCGGCCGGGCCCCAGGTTGCCGTCGGCCTCGGCCAGCAGCGCCGCCCCGGCCAGGCAGCCCACCGCGACGGGGAGGGCGCCTGGCCGGTCGGCCGGCTGCCGCGCGGCGACCAGCACGGCCGGGAGCGACGCCGCGACCAGCAGCAGCGCCACCGCGCTCCACCGGCCGTCCGCCAGCAGCTGGACGACGCTCAGCGCCGTCGCGGTGCAGGCCAGGGCCAGCCCGGCCGGGCGCACCACCGAGTGCGGGCGGGGTGAGGCCAGCGCGGCGACCAGCGCGGCGCTGACCAGCCCCAGGTAGCCCGCCGCCGGCACACCGGCCGGGCCGGTCGACTGCAGCACCCCCGCGACGGCGGCACCGGTGACCGCGCCGGCCAGCACCGGCACCAGCGGCCGCGGACCCAGCAGCGGCCGCAGTGCCGGGCGCAGCCGCAGCGCCACCAGCCCCGCCGCGGCGCCCACCAGCAGGGCGGCGGCCGGCGCCGCGGTGGACGTGGCGGTCGTCGTCCAGACCAGGTGGGTGCCGGTGGCCACGCCGGTGACCCACCACAGCGCGGTGGTGGCGAGGGCGACCGGGGCCACCGGCCGCCGGGCGCGCAGGGTGACCAGGGTCCCGGCGATCGCGGTGCCGAGCACGGCGCTCACCTGCGGCAGCGCGCCGAGGTCGGCGCCGGACAGCGCGGTGAGGACGGCGAGCTGGGCGCTGAGCCAGGCGGCGACCGGCCAGGTCAGCGCGCGACGGCCCAGCCGGCCGAGGAGCCAGAAGACGGCGGAGAGGACGGCGAGCACGACGGCCGACGTCGGGTCGGAGCCCGCCCGGTCGCCGACCACGGCGAGCACCACGGTGGCGACGGCCAGCGTCTCCTCGGACGCCCGCAGCCGGCGCACACCGCACCACAGCGACGCCGCGGCGGTGCCCAGCGCCAGCGCGGTGGTGAACACCCAGCCGGTGAGGCTCAGCGAGGCGGCCCCGGCCACGACGACCGCGACCGCCCCGGCGGCGAGCAGCACCTGCTGCGGGCTGACCCGGCGCAGGCCCTCGTCGTCCGGCGGGGCCGGCGGTGGGGGCGGCGGGACGCCGACCGGTGGCGGGTAGACCACCTCGGGGCTCTGCGGCACCGCGCTCACCTCCTCCCGCTGGCCGTGCCCGTCCACGCTACGGGCGGTCGGCCGGTCGCGCTCAGCTCATCTGGGCCACCCAGGCCACCGCCTCGCGGGCCTGCTGGAGCCGCCGCTCGTAGGTGGCGCCGAGGACGAGCAGCACCAGCCCGGCCGCGGCGAGCGCCACCCAGGTGGGCACCAGTGGTGCGTAGGGACCCAGCCGGCTGACGACGACGAAGGCCAGCGCCCCGGCGCCCAGCACGAACGGCGCCTGCCGGTGCAGCAGCGTGCCGGCGACCACGAGCGCGGCCGCACCGGCGACCACCAGCACCAGCCGCAGCGCGGTGGGGGAGCCGGCGACCGCGAGGGCGGAGGGCACCAGGGCCACGCCCACGCCGGCGCCCTCGGCGGCCCAGGACGGGCCGCGGGCCCGGATCCGGGGCCAGGCGACCACCAGCAGGCCGGCCGCGGCCGGGAGCGTGTAGGCCTCCGCGGTCTCGACCCCCGCGCCGGCCACCGCGATCCAGCAGGCGACCACCAGGTCGGCGACGGCCGCCACCGCCACCAGCGGGCGGTGGGCCACCAGCGCGTAGCTGCCGGCGGCCGCACCGACGACGGCCAGCTGCAGCCCGACCTGCCCCCACGCCCCGGCGTCACCGGTGGTCAGCCCGGCGAGGATGCCGGTGATCGCCCCGGCGACGGCGCACACCCGCTCCTCGGGCGCCCCGGCCCGCAGCGTGGCCAGCGCGAACCCACCGGCGGCGACCAGCGCGAGCAGCAGCCCGGCTCCCGGGCTGGAGAGCCAGCCGGCCTCCCGGGCGAGCAGTGCCGACACCACGGGGGCGAGCAGGGCGGCGCCGGTCGCGACCTCCCGGACCGCGGGCACCCGGAGGGCGGTGAGCGCCGCGGGCACGGCCGCCGCCAGCACGAGCAGCGACAGCGCCCCGTACCGCTCGTCCTCGGCGAGCACCAGGGCGCCGGCACCGGCCATCGCCGTCCCACCCGCCAGCAGGGCCGCGCCGGCCACCGAACGCCCGACGGGGCCCGGGACGAGGACGACGCCGGCGAGCAGCGCCAGCCCGGCCCCGGTCGCGGCGACCGGCCCGGCCGCGCCCACCGTGCCCAGCGAGGCGGTCAGGGCCAGGCCACCGACCCCCGCCGCTGCGGCCGCGACCACCGCCGGGGACACCGCACCGCCGGCGACGCGGGGCAGCCGCAGGGCGGCCAGCGCGGCGACCCCGGCGCCCAGCAGCAGCGCCGTCGCGGTCCACGACTCGGCCGGCGTGCCGTCGACGGCCAGCACGAGGCCCCGAAGCACCCCGATCGCGGCCCACAGCGCGGCGAGCACCCGGGCCACCGGCCGCAGCGACCGGCGCAGCAGCAGGACGGCGGCCAGGTCGGCGGCCGCGACGAGCAGCGCGCAGGCCACCCCGGCGGGGGAGCCCAGCCAGCCGGTCGGCAGCACGAGCACCAGCACCGGCTGCGCGGCGACCAGCGCGGCCAGCGGCCAGGTGGTGGTGCTGCGGGTGAGCCGGTTCAGCGCGAGGGCGACCGCCACGACGACCACGCAGGACACCGCCGTCCAGGAGCGCAGGTCCACCTCGTCCAGCCCGCCGAGCCCGCGGGCGCGTGCCGCCCCGAGGGCGACGGCGAGCAGCGCCGTCCCGGCCGCGGCCAGCGCCTCCTCGGTGGCCCGCAGCCCGCGGCGGGCCGCCCAGGCCGACGTCCCGCACGCCGCGGCGGTGACGGTGACCATGACCGTCGCCTGGAAGACCAGCCCGAACCGCGTCCAGCCCAGCGCGACGAAGTACAGCGCGCCGGCCACCAGCAGCACCGCCCCCAGGCCGAGCAGCACCTGCTGCGGGCTGAGCCGCCGGCGGGGCGGCGGGGGCGGCGTGCCGGGCGCCGGCAGCCACGGCACCGGCGGCGGTGCCACCGGGGGAGGCGGAGGGGGTGCGGCCGGCGGCGGGGGAGCGGAGGACGGCGGCTGGACCGGCGGGCCCGCCGGTGGGGCCCACGGGCCGGCGCCGACCGGGACGGCCGCACCCGGTGCCGCCGCGCGCAACGCGGCCAGCAGCTGGTCGCGGTCGCGGGTGAGCTCCTCCAGCGTCGAGCTGATCCGGCCGAGGACCCAGCCGGCCTGGCCGGCGGCGGGCAGACCGCACCTCGGGCAGGGGGCGGCCGGGGGGCCGGAGACCTCGGCGCCACAGACAGGACACGCTGGTCCACGCGGGAACATGAGCGCATCCTGGCGTGCCGGCGGCCGGTGCAGGACCGCTCTCCCCAGGACGCGCCCGTCCAGGTGACGTGGAGGTCACCCGGGAAAGGGGTCGGAGGACGGCGTCCGAGCGCCTATCCTGGGGTCAGTGATCACGACGACCGGTCTCGAGCTGCGCGCCGGGTCCCGCATCCTCATCAGCGAGGCCGACCTCCGGGTCCAGCCCGGCGACCGCATCGGGCTGGTCGGCCGCAACGGCGCCGGCAAGACCACCACCCTCACCACCCTGGCCGGCGAGCGCGTGCCGCACGCCGGCAAGGTCGAGGTGACCGGTGAGCTCGGCTACCTGCCGCAGGACCCGCGCAGCGGCGACCTGGACATCACCGCCAGCGACCGGGTGCTGTCCGGCCGCGGGCTCGACGTGCTCAAGGCGAAGCTGACCAAGGCGCAGATCGCGATGGCCGAGCCCGCCGACGACGCCGAGATGGACCGCGCCGTCCGGCAGTACGGCCGGCTCGAGGACCAGTTCGCCGCGCTGGGCGGGTACGCCGCGGAGAGCGACGCCGCCCGGATCTGTACCAACCTCGGCCTGCCCGACCGGGTGCTGCAGCAGCCGCTGCGCACGCTGTCCGGTGGCCAGCGCCGCCGGGTCGAGCTGGCCCGGATCCTCTTCTCCGACGCCGACACGCTGCTGCTCGACGAGCCGACCAACCACCTGGACGCCGACTCGATCGTCTGGCTCAAGGGGTTCCTGGCCAGCCACCGCGCCGGGCTGATCGTGATCAGCCACGACGTCGACCTGCTGGCGGCCGTGGTCAACAAGGTGTGGCACCTGGACGCCAACCGGGCCACCGTCGACGTCTACAACCTGGGCTGGAAGCGGTACCTCGACGCGCGCGAGACCGACGAGCGCCGCCGCCGCTCCGAGCGGGCCAACGCCGAGAAGAAGATCGACGCGCTCACCGCGCAGGCGGACAAGATGCGCGCCAAGGCCACCAAGGCCAAGGCCGCGCAGAGCATGGACAAGCGCGCGCAGCGGCTGGCCGCGGGCCTGGAGCAGGTGCGCACGCAGGACAAGGTCGCCAAGCTGCGGTTCCCGACGCCGGCCCCGTGCGGCCGCACGCCGCTGACCGCCGAGCACCTGTCCAAGAGCTACGGCTCGCTGGAGATCTTCACCGGCGTCGACCTGGCCATCGACAAGGGCACCCGGGTCGTCGTCCTGGGCTTCAACGGCGCGGGCAAGACCACGCTGCTGCGGATGCTCGCCGGCACCGAGACCCCGGACACCGGTGAGGTGAAGGCCGGGCACGGGCTGCGCGTCGGGTACTACGCGCAGGAGCACGAGACGATCGACATGGACCGCACGCTGCTGGAGAACATGCGGTCCGCGGCGCCGGACAGCACCGACACCGAGCTGCGGAAGATCCTCGGTGCCTTCCTGTTCTCCGGCGAGAACGTCGACCAGCGCACCGGCACCCTCTCCGGTGGTGAGCGCACCCGGCTGGCGATGGCCACGCTGGTCGTCTCCGGCGCGAACGTGCTGCTGCTCGACGAGCCGACCAACAACCTCGACCCGGCCAGCCGCGAGCAGGTGCTCGAGGCGCTGCGCACCTACCAGGGCGCGATCGTGCTGGTCACCCACGACGAGGGCGCGGTGCACGCGCTCAACCCG
This window encodes:
- a CDS encoding SCO7613 C-terminal domain-containing membrane protein, which gives rise to MPQSPEVVYPPPVGVPPPPPPAPPDDEGLRRVSPQQVLLAAGAVAVVVAGAASLSLTGWVFTTALALGTAAASLWCGVRRLRASEETLAVATVVLAVVGDRAGSDPTSAVVLAVLSAVFWLLGRLGRRALTWPVAAWLSAQLAVLTALSGADLGALPQVSAVLGTAIAGTLVTLRARRPVAPVALATTALWWVTGVATGTHLVWTTTATSTAAPAAALLVGAAAGLVALRLRPALRPLLGPRPLVPVLAGAVTGAAVAGVLQSTGPAGVPAAGYLGLVSAALVAALASPRPHSVVRPAGLALACTATALSVVQLLADGRWSAVALLLVAASLPAVLVAARQPADRPGALPVAVGCLAGAALLAEADGNLGPGRAGPLLLLLAVTALAAASLERHHRDEGPLAVSAVVVGVVAVAHVGRTGDPLALAAALAVLGTALVGYAARTGRRPARAGGCAGLVAAVWLAVGDAGVQVPEAYSLPLAAVLLLYSGRRLATAPSWSAWGPALAAGYGPSVFLALVEPELLRVLLVVVAATATTTAATGWAVRAPFLVGAGSLVVVGVGRLLAVLPPPGLVVFGVAGAALLAVGASYESRRRRARVAIASLADMR
- a CDS encoding metal-sulfur cluster assembly factor translates to MTEPTTPDAGIYGGKSALLEDVEEAMRDVVDPELGVNVVDLGLVYGLDIDTEANVAIIDMTLTSAACPLTDVIEDQARQALTGGPGPGLVDDIRINWVWMPPWGPDKITDDGREQLRALGFRV
- a CDS encoding DUF2157 domain-containing protein — protein: MFPRGPACPVCGAEVSGPPAAPCPRCGLPAAGQAGWVLGRISSTLEELTRDRDQLLAALRAAAPGAAVPVGAGPWAPPAGPPVQPPSSAPPPPAAPPPPPPVAPPPVPWLPAPGTPPPPPRRRLSPQQVLLGLGAVLLVAGALYFVALGWTRFGLVFQATVMVTVTAAACGTSAWAARRGLRATEEALAAAGTALLAVALGAARARGLGGLDEVDLRSWTAVSCVVVVAVALALNRLTRSTTTWPLAALVAAQPVLVLVLPTGWLGSPAGVACALLVAAADLAAVLLLRRSLRPVARVLAALWAAIGVLRGLVLAVDGTPAESWTATALLLGAGVAALAALRLPRVAGGAVSPAVVAAAAAGVGGLALTASLGTVGAAGPVAATGAGLALLAGVVLVPGPVGRSVAGAALLAGGTAMAGAGALVLAEDERYGALSLLVLAAAVPAALTALRVPAVREVATGAALLAPVVSALLAREAGWLSSPGAGLLLALVAAGGFALATLRAGAPEERVCAVAGAITGILAGLTTGDAGAWGQVGLQLAVVGAAAGSYALVAHRPLVAVAAVADLVVACWIAVAGAGVETAEAYTLPAAAGLLVVAWPRIRARGPSWAAEGAGVGVALVPSALAVAGSPTALRLVLVVAGAAALVVAGTLLHRQAPFVLGAGALAFVVVSRLGPYAPLVPTWVALAAAGLVLLVLGATYERRLQQAREAVAWVAQMS
- the sufU gene encoding Fe-S cluster assembly sulfur transfer protein SufU, producing the protein MQLQSMYQDIILDHYRNPHGRGLRDPFEAEVHHVNPTCGDEVTLRVHLDGDTIADVSYEGMGCSISQASVSAMYDLVIGKSVPEALGTGEQFMRLMQSKGDAAVAEELEDELEDAVAFAGVSKYPARVKCALMSWMALKDASARALSTSEGKS
- a CDS encoding ABC-F family ATP-binding cassette domain-containing protein, encoding MITTTGLELRAGSRILISEADLRVQPGDRIGLVGRNGAGKTTTLTTLAGERVPHAGKVEVTGELGYLPQDPRSGDLDITASDRVLSGRGLDVLKAKLTKAQIAMAEPADDAEMDRAVRQYGRLEDQFAALGGYAAESDAARICTNLGLPDRVLQQPLRTLSGGQRRRVELARILFSDADTLLLDEPTNHLDADSIVWLKGFLASHRAGLIVISHDVDLLAAVVNKVWHLDANRATVDVYNLGWKRYLDARETDERRRRSERANAEKKIDALTAQADKMRAKATKAKAAQSMDKRAQRLAAGLEQVRTQDKVAKLRFPTPAPCGRTPLTAEHLSKSYGSLEIFTGVDLAIDKGTRVVVLGFNGAGKTTLLRMLAGTETPDTGEVKAGHGLRVGYYAQEHETIDMDRTLLENMRSAAPDSTDTELRKILGAFLFSGENVDQRTGTLSGGERTRLAMATLVVSGANVLLLDEPTNNLDPASREQVLEALRTYQGAIVLVTHDEGAVHALNPDKVIILPDGTEDTWSADFADLVSLA